A single genomic interval of Pyrus communis chromosome 7, drPyrComm1.1, whole genome shotgun sequence harbors:
- the LOC137740251 gene encoding F-box/kelch-repeat protein At1g51550-like — protein MAETSTSSRSSSFGYSSSGSPISNLAQDHLFTILLRLPADSILCFAMTCKKFRALAASDSLWESICRRDWGPKSVEALKASNFGLQQLPWMRLYKQVSRVDSVYCRKLSDPDGGLGFPCPRASHSLNFVSGCLVLFGGGCEGGRHLDDTWVAYIGNDFRRMLKWQKINSGIPSGRFGHSCVVIDDFLVMFGGINDNGGRHNDTWVGQVACHESLGVTLSWKLLVVGSDAPSQRGALAACCIDGRKMVIHGGIGLHGVRLCDTWVLELSENFRFGTWYEIGTHPCPPARSGHTLTCIGGTRTVLFGGRGLRYDVLNDVWFLDICDDNPKWVQVRYELENVPGGVSLPRVGHSATLMLGGHLLICGGEDSYRHRKNDFWILDINAAPSITMKQPTTLNSMQVSVKRWKRLKANGYKPKCRSFHRACTDNSGRYLFVFGGMMDGLLQPADPAGLRFDSELLLVELVLR, from the exons ATGGCAGAAACCAGCACTAGCAGCAGAAGCAGCAGCTTCGGTTACTCCTCCAGTGGCTCACCAATTTCCAACTTAGCCCAAGACCACCTCTTTACAATCCTGCTGCGCCTCCCTGCGGATTCAATTCTTTGTTTTGCCATGACCTGCAAAAAGTTCAGAGCTTTGGCAGCATCTGACAGTCTGTGGGAGTCCATATGCAGGAGGGACTGGGGACCCAAATCAGTAGAGGCCCTCAAAGCTTCAAACTTTGGCCTACAGCAGCTGCCATGGATGAGGCTCTACAAGCAAGTCTCTAGGGTTGATTCTGTTTATTGCCGTAAACTTTCTGACCCAGATGGGGGATTGGGATTTCCATGTCCCAGGGCCTCTCATTCCCTAAATTTTGTGTCTGGTTGCTTGGTGTTGTTTGGTGGTGGATGTGAGGGAG GACGCCATCTAGACGACACATGGGTGGCATACATTGGTAACGATTTTCGGAGAATGTTGAAGTGGCAGAAGATAAATTCTGGCATTCCAAGTGGTAGGTTCGGGCATTCGTGTGTTGTAATTGATGATTTTCTTGTTATGTTTGGAGGAATAAATGACAATGGGGGCCGTCACAATGATACATGGGTGGGGCAAGTGGCATGCCATGAGAGTCTTGGTGTCACACTCTCATGGAAGCTGCTTGTTGTGGGATCCGACGCACCTTCCCAGCGAGGGGCTCTTGCTGCGTGCTGCATTGACGGCAGAAAGATGGTTATACATGGTGGAATTGGTCTCCACGGTGTGAGATTGTGTGACACATGGGTGTTGGAACTCTCAGAAAATTTTCGGTTTGGAACTTGGTACGAAATCGGGACTCATCCGTGTCCCCCAGCTCGTTCGGGACACACACTGACCTGCATTGGAGGAACACGAACGGTTTTATTTGGTGGGAGAGGATTACGTTACGACGTGCTTAATGATGTCTGGTTCTTGGACATTTGTGATGATAATCCGAAATGGGTACAAGTACGCTATGAGCTAGAAAATGTTCCAGGAGGAGTTTCTCTTCCACGAGTTGGTCACTCAGCCACGCTCATGTTAGGCGGCCATCTACTGATCTGTGGGGGAGAGGATTCGTACAGACACCGGAAAAATGACTTCTGGATTTTAGACATAAATGCAGCTCCATCCATTACAATGAAGCAGCCAACTACGCTGAACTCCATGCAGGTATCGGTAAAAAGGTGGAAGAGGTTGAAGGCAAATGGTTACAAGCCCAAATGCCGGTCATTCCATCGAGCCTGCACAGATAACTCGGGGCGGTACTTGTTTGTGTTTGgcggaatgatggatgggttgCTTCAGCCGGCAGACCCTGCCGGGCTGAGGTTTGACAGCGAGCTCCTGCTTGTGGAGCTTGTGCTGAGGTGA
- the LOC137739688 gene encoding uncharacterized protein has product MEALTSSAFVPEAHPVLNNPTSIKTPNNRSGFLKVGQSCRFSGIRVRALSGEASGSGESEELRNLNNGFGLLSEDTHSLSQGDLNHFDSSEKNVDEALMVDMSLTSSSASGAGGGTRAGLFRTPISGGVQSATSVHGLPRPALAVRNLMEQARFAHLCTIMSRMHHRRQGYPFGSLVDFAPDSSGHPIFSFSPLAIHTRNLLADPRCTLVVQIPGWSGLSNARVTIFGDVYPLPEHQQEWAHKQYIAKHQQGPSQQWGNFYYFRMQNISDIYFIGGFGTVAWVDVKEYEALQPDRIAVDGGEQNLKELNAMFSKPLKELLSAESEVDDAALISIDSKGTDIRVRQGAQFNIQRISFDEGHSVETLEEAKVALRKLINKGRVFKL; this is encoded by the exons ATGGAAGCCCTCACAAGCTCTGCCTTCGTCCCGGAGGCGCACCCAGTTCTAAACAACCCCACTTCAATCAAAACGCCGAATAATCGAAGTGGATTTCTAAAAGTCGGTCAAAGTTGTCGTTTTTCGGGGATTCGGGTTCGAGCTCTCTCCGGGGAGGCCTCTGGCTCCGGCGAAAGTGAAGAGCTGAGGAATCTGAATAATGGGTTCGGCTTGCTTTCTGAagacacacactctctctctcag gGTGATTTAAATCACTTTGATAGTAGCGAGAAGAATGTGGATGAGGCATTAATGGTAGATATGTCTCTTACATCCTCTTCTGCAAGTGGAGCAGGAGGTGGAACAAGAGCTGGACTCTTTAGAACTCCAATTTCTGGCGGGGTGCAGAGTGCAACTTCAGTTCATGGTTTACCCCGTCCCGCCTTAGCTGTACGCAATCTTATGGAGCAg GCCAGATTTGCTCATTTGTGCACCATAATGTCTCGCATGCACCATCGGCGACAAGGATATCCATTTGGTTCTCTAGTTGATTTTGCACCTGATTCATCAGGGC ATCCTATATTTTCGTTTTCACCGTTGGCCATCCACACAAGGAATTTGTTAGCTGATCCAAGATGCACACTTGTTGTGCAG ATTCCTGGATGGAGCGGCTTGTCAAATGCAAGGGTAACCATTTTTGGTGATGTCTACCCACTTCCAGAGCATCAACAG GAATGGGCTCATAAGCAATACATAGCAAAGCATCAACAGGGGCCTTCTCAACAATGGGGAAACTTCTACTACTTCAGGATGCAGAACATaag TGACATATATTTCATTGGTGGCTTCGGCACTGTTGCTTGGGTTGACGTCAAAGAATACGAGGCCCTGCAGCCTGATAGGATTGCAGTTGATGGAGGGGAGCAGAACCTGAAG GAACTCAATGCAATGTTTTCAAAGCCCCTAAAAGAGCTTTTATCTGCCGAGTCTGAGGTGGATGATGCTGCTCTCATATCCATAGACAGCAAGGGAACTGATATTCGGGTCCGCCAAGGTGCACAG TTCAACATACAGAGGATATCATTTGACGAAGGCCATTCTGTCGAGACACTGGAGGAAGCGAAGGTTGCTCTCCGAAAGCTGATAAACAAAGGCCGAGTATTTAAGTTATAG